A stretch of the Glandiceps talaboti chromosome 23, keGlaTala1.1, whole genome shotgun sequence genome encodes the following:
- the LOC144453155 gene encoding ras-related and estrogen-regulated growth inhibitor-like, whose translation MSRSSLRHSRSETSLANYPFRDRRGSTSSVNSVVRIVVLGASGVGKTALTVRFLTRRFIGEYHPTLESTYQYQTTVDNEDVSMEIMDTAGFVSSIFRDGQTSWAEAFLLVYSITDKTSFDHIERLWSEIKTQKPSNVMAAILVGNKNDLKHYRQVTMNDGDRLADVIGCPFYEVSAMDGQQIPLVNELFRNTVRELRTKKTENMSRKGSSAAQMKKAVKEFLSFRGSSKHKSHAT comes from the exons ATGTCGAGATCATCGTTACGTCACAGTAGATCTGAGACCTCATTGGCCAATTATCCGTTCCGTGACCGACGTGGATCAACGTCATCAGTAAACAGCGTTGTACGGATTGTTGTACTTGGAGCATCAGGTGTCGGCAAAACAG CACTGACAGTCCGGTTTTTGACAAGGAGATTTATTGGTGAATATCACCCTACACTAG AGAGTACATATCAATATCAAACTACGGTTGATAACGAAGACGTTTCCATGGAGATAATGGATACGGCAGGTTTTGtaagttcaattttt CGGGACGGACAGACTTCATGGGCCGAAGCATTTTTGTTGGTGTACTCTATCACAGACAAGACAAGTTTTGATCACATAGAACGATTATGGAGTGAAATTAAGACACAGAAGCCGTCCAACGTAATGGCGGCCATCTTGGTTGGCAACAAGAACGATTTAAAACATTATCGTCAGGTGACCATGAACGATGGTGACAGACTTGCTGACGTCATTGGCTGTCCATTTTACGAAGTGTCTGCTATGGACGGACAACAAATTCCACTAGTAAACGAACTTTTCCGAAATACTGTCAGAGAATTACGCACAAAGAAGACAGAAAATATGTCGAGGAAGGGCAGCTCAGCTGCACAAATGAAGAAAGCTGTCAAAGAATTTCTATCTTTCCGAGGGTCGAGTAAACATAAATCTCATGCAacgtaa